Proteins encoded within one genomic window of Siniperca chuatsi isolate FFG_IHB_CAS linkage group LG4, ASM2008510v1, whole genome shotgun sequence:
- the si:dkey-234i14.6 gene encoding uncharacterized protein si:dkey-234i14.6 codes for MDGLQADNAGVGDIGENAEERYRALAYDTALSTLVAVAVYVVVKVSLDGIRQWRARISVLIVGSGPVGLTAALVAVRSGKVLKLTVLDERYRTALLCRPQQIALDPHTVKFLLGLGVDFDNMEGCWHNEHFFTRIGVFQEYLLSILEQKKQKVDVKVQLGTKFTEEYLRRIPHNEWPRVIVVADGSCGDSCSVLGISSDYTVESCHAYGANATIERLDQRQVPTPEIRAHSLYFDLSAYGVEALREHRNPSAKPGFHLKIYGTFRNRYMALFCPTSDTKMVRFLRHTANSSIMKNIFHQSFNAYKTDIEPRLNDVTLHHMQCSRRLFEIQLSHRRISAAYIEGDNVAVTVEGEAARVLNFDTGCGVNLGMRGLESMGTFIYQTATAVDQNDILEALTAKMRHSRQVAETFKQTGLAESMYE; via the exons ATGGACGGGTTGCAGGCAGACAATGCTGGAGTTGGCGACATCGGGGAAAACGCGGAGGAAAGGTATCGTGCTCTAGCCTATGACACTGCTCTGAGCACTTTGGTGGCAGTGGCCGTGTACGTGGTGGTGAAAGTGAGCCTGGACGGCATCAGACAGTGGCGGGCCAGGATCTCGGTGCTCATCGTGGGTTCGGGACCCGTGGGGCTGACAGCCGCGCTGGTCGCTGTCCGCTCCGGTAAGGTGCTGAAACTGACCGTGCTGGATGAGAGGTACCGGACTGCCCTGCTCTGCCGGCCCCAGCAGATCGCCCTGGATCCTCACACTGTGAAGTTTCTGCTGGGACTTGGGGTGGACTTTGATAACATGGAGGGCTGCTGGCACAACGAGCATTTCTTCACCAGGATAGGAGTGTTTCAGGAGTACCTGCTGAGCATCCTGGAGcagaagaaacagaaagtggACGTCAAGGTGCAGCTGGGAACCAAG TTTACAGAGGAATACCTGCGGCGGATCCCACACAATGAATGGCCACGTGTGATCGTGGTGGCTGACGGGTCGTGTGGCGACTCCTGCTCGGTGCTGGGCATCAGCTCTGACTACACTGTGGAGTCCTGCCATGCCTATGGAGCTAATGCAACTATAGAGAGACTAGACCAGAGACAG GTACCCACTCCAGAGATCCGTGCCCACAGCCTCTACTTCGACCTGTCCGCTTACGGAGTGGAGGCTCTCAGAGAGCACCGAAATCCCTCAGCCAAACCTGGCTTCCACCTGAAGATCTATGGCACCTTCAGAAACCGCTACATGGCCCTTTTCTGCCCCACGTCTGACACCAAGATGGTTCGCTTCCTCAGGCACACGGCCAACTCCTCT ATCATGAAGAACATTTTCCACCAGTCCTTTAATGCCTATAAGACGGACATAGAGCCTCGACTCAACGACGTGACGCTCCACCACATGCAGTGCAGCCGCCGTCTGTTTGAGATTCAGTTGTCACACAGACGCATCAGCGCTGCCTACATAGAGGGGGACAATGTGGCAGTCACAGTGGAGGGGGAGGCAGCACGCGTCCTCAACTTCGACACAG gTTGTGGGGTGAATCTAGGTATGCGGGGTCTGGAGTCAATGGGGACGTTCATTTACCAGACAGCCACCGCCGTAGACCAGAATGATATTCTAGAGGCACTGACGGCTAAGATGCGGCACTCCAGACAGGTGGCTGAGACCTTCAAGCAGACAGGCCTGGCTGAATCAATGTATGAATGA